In one window of Danaus plexippus chromosome 7, MEX_DaPlex, whole genome shotgun sequence DNA:
- the LOC116770641 gene encoding ammonium transporter Rh type B-B isoform X1, protein MITPKMVVKLQNMKYLPLLVFQFILMALYFVFVRYGGDKHHDVRGFEDTHVMIFVGFGFLMTFLKKYCYSALGFNWFLAALSVQWALLCQQFYHMKDNIIYATKESLLEADIMSATVLITFGAVLGLASGLQLLLIAIIEVAVGCFNFWVVADKLQAADVGGSIAIHAFGAYFGLGVSFALHLGKKNTEATPQATRAPIEDLSGPSYSSDVTAMIGSLFLWIYWPSFNSALTSSNTEYQRAVINSYLSLASATVTTFVMSSLVSHHHSKLDMVHIQNSTLAGGVAVGSVCNMHISAGGAVAVGIGAGFLSVLGYRYLTPILTKIGIPDTCGVNNLHGMPGIYSGILTAVFATMATKEQYGEELGDVFPAMGGENGITASQQGLNQFLALVATLVIGLVGGAITGCIAKFLKPLSEQEKYNDENDWELP, encoded by the exons atg ATCACTCCAAAAATGGTTGtcaaattacaaaacatgAAGTACCTGCCACTACTCGTGTTTCAGTTTATACTTATGgcattatattttgtgtttgtaAGATATGGCGGGGACAAACACCATGACGTCAGGG gttTTGAAGATACGCATGTTATGATATTTGTTGGATTCGGATTTTTGATGACTTTTTTGAAGAAATACTGTTACAGTGCGTTGGGTTTCAATTGGTTTCTAGCTGCTCTCTCAGTGCAATGGGCTCTTCTATGTCAGCAGTTTTACCACATGAAAGACAACATAATTTATGCAACAAAAGAAAGCTTACTAG AGGCGGACATAATGTCTGCGACAGTGCTTATAACTTTTGGCGCTGTTCTGGGACTAGCTAGCGGCTTACAGTTGCTTCTCATTGCCATTATCGAAGTTGCTGTAGGATGTTTTAACTTTTGGGTGGTGGCTGATAAATTAcag GCTGCTGACGTCGGTGGTTCAATAGCAATTCACGCCTTTGGAGCTTACTTTGGATTAGGAGTCAGTTTTGCTTTACATTTAGGTAAGAAAAATACCGAGGCGACTCCTCAAGCGACAAGAGCACCCATTGAAGATTTAAGTGGGCCAAGTTACAGCTCTGATGTTACGGCAATGATtg GATCACTGTTCCTGTGGATTTATTGGCCTTCTTTTAACTCTGCTCTAACAAGTTCAAACACTGAGTATCAAAGGGCCGTTATCAATTCATATCTGTCGTTGGCTTCAGCTACT GTGACAACATTTGTAATGTCTTCGCTTGTAAGCCATCACCACAGTAAATTGGATATGGTCCACATTCAGAACTCCACATTAGCGGGTGGTGTTGCCGTGGGATCAGTATGCAACATGCATATTTCAGCTGGCGGAGCTGTTGCTGTTGGCATAGGAGCTGGTTTTCTCAGCGTTTTGGGATACAGATATCTCACG ccaattttaactaaaattggAATACCTGACACATGTGGAGTCAACAACCTACACGGGATGCCCGGAATATATTCAGGTATCCTCACAGCCGTATTCGCAACGATGGCTACGAAAGAACAATACGGCGAGGAATTGGGAGATGTTTTTCCAGCAATGGGTGgt GAAAACGGGATTACTGCATCACAACAGGGACTTAACCAATTCTTAGCTTTGGTTGCCACACTTGTCATTGGACTTGTTGGCGGAGCTATTACAG GATGCATCGCAAAGTTCTTGAAGCCACTTAGCGAACAAgagaaatataatgatgaaaacgACTGGGAGCTGCCTTGA
- the LOC116770641 gene encoding ammonium transporter Rh type B-B isoform X2, which translates to MVVKLQNMKYLPLLVFQFILMALYFVFVRYGGDKHHDVRGFEDTHVMIFVGFGFLMTFLKKYCYSALGFNWFLAALSVQWALLCQQFYHMKDNIIYATKESLLEADIMSATVLITFGAVLGLASGLQLLLIAIIEVAVGCFNFWVVADKLQAADVGGSIAIHAFGAYFGLGVSFALHLGKKNTEATPQATRAPIEDLSGPSYSSDVTAMIGSLFLWIYWPSFNSALTSSNTEYQRAVINSYLSLASATVTTFVMSSLVSHHHSKLDMVHIQNSTLAGGVAVGSVCNMHISAGGAVAVGIGAGFLSVLGYRYLTPILTKIGIPDTCGVNNLHGMPGIYSGILTAVFATMATKEQYGEELGDVFPAMGGENGITASQQGLNQFLALVATLVIGLVGGAITGCIAKFLKPLSEQEKYNDENDWELP; encoded by the exons ATGGTTGtcaaattacaaaacatgAAGTACCTGCCACTACTCGTGTTTCAGTTTATACTTATGgcattatattttgtgtttgtaAGATATGGCGGGGACAAACACCATGACGTCAGGG gttTTGAAGATACGCATGTTATGATATTTGTTGGATTCGGATTTTTGATGACTTTTTTGAAGAAATACTGTTACAGTGCGTTGGGTTTCAATTGGTTTCTAGCTGCTCTCTCAGTGCAATGGGCTCTTCTATGTCAGCAGTTTTACCACATGAAAGACAACATAATTTATGCAACAAAAGAAAGCTTACTAG AGGCGGACATAATGTCTGCGACAGTGCTTATAACTTTTGGCGCTGTTCTGGGACTAGCTAGCGGCTTACAGTTGCTTCTCATTGCCATTATCGAAGTTGCTGTAGGATGTTTTAACTTTTGGGTGGTGGCTGATAAATTAcag GCTGCTGACGTCGGTGGTTCAATAGCAATTCACGCCTTTGGAGCTTACTTTGGATTAGGAGTCAGTTTTGCTTTACATTTAGGTAAGAAAAATACCGAGGCGACTCCTCAAGCGACAAGAGCACCCATTGAAGATTTAAGTGGGCCAAGTTACAGCTCTGATGTTACGGCAATGATtg GATCACTGTTCCTGTGGATTTATTGGCCTTCTTTTAACTCTGCTCTAACAAGTTCAAACACTGAGTATCAAAGGGCCGTTATCAATTCATATCTGTCGTTGGCTTCAGCTACT GTGACAACATTTGTAATGTCTTCGCTTGTAAGCCATCACCACAGTAAATTGGATATGGTCCACATTCAGAACTCCACATTAGCGGGTGGTGTTGCCGTGGGATCAGTATGCAACATGCATATTTCAGCTGGCGGAGCTGTTGCTGTTGGCATAGGAGCTGGTTTTCTCAGCGTTTTGGGATACAGATATCTCACG ccaattttaactaaaattggAATACCTGACACATGTGGAGTCAACAACCTACACGGGATGCCCGGAATATATTCAGGTATCCTCACAGCCGTATTCGCAACGATGGCTACGAAAGAACAATACGGCGAGGAATTGGGAGATGTTTTTCCAGCAATGGGTGgt GAAAACGGGATTACTGCATCACAACAGGGACTTAACCAATTCTTAGCTTTGGTTGCCACACTTGTCATTGGACTTGTTGGCGGAGCTATTACAG GATGCATCGCAAAGTTCTTGAAGCCACTTAGCGAACAAgagaaatataatgatgaaaacgACTGGGAGCTGCCTTGA